One Engystomops pustulosus chromosome 7, aEngPut4.maternal, whole genome shotgun sequence DNA window includes the following coding sequences:
- the LOC140070055 gene encoding olfactory receptor 5V1-like: MLNKAVDNVNQTAVRTFILLGLSNIFSLQVLFFLMFSVMYVITLSGNLVLIIVVRLNLRLQTPMYFFLSNLSLIDICFSSTVVPKILSNTISRDRSISFVGCATQMYFHLALGGTECLLLAVMAYDRYTAICNPLHYTTIIDKRLCVGMVTGCWVLSFVNSFILTFLTFQLPYCKSNLISHFFCEMPPLFRLSCQDIWLNEVAEYISGAFVALGSFLFIIVSYLFITITVLRIRNNNARKKVFSTCASHILVVFLYYGGIMFMHLHPRSASSAEQDRVVTILYTVVTPMMNPIIYSIRNKDIKEALRKTMHNIKLHFH; this comes from the coding sequence ATGTTGAACAAGGCTGTGGACAATGTAAACCAAACTGCGGTGAGAACTTTTATTCTTCTGGGTCTTTCCAATATTTTTAGTCTTCAGGTTTTATTCTTCTTGATGTTTTCCGTGATGTACGTGATTACCTTATCGGGGAACCTCGTACTGATAATTGTTGTAAGACTCAACTTAAGACTTCAGACccccatgtactttttcttgagtAACCTCTCGTTAATTGATATCTGCTTCTCCTCCACTGTTGTTCCTAAAATTTTATCAAACACAATATCCCGGGACAGAAGCATTTCCTTTGTGGGATGTGCAACACAGATGTATTTTCATTTGGCTTTAGGTGGCACTGAATGTCTTCTTCTGGCCGTCATGGCCTATGATAGATATACTGCTATTTGTAATCCTTTACATTACACAACAATCATTGACAAGAGACTGTGTGTAGGTATGGTGACCGGCTGTTGGGTTTTGAGCTTTGTAAACTCCTTTATTCTCACATTTTTAACTTTTCAGCTTCCCTACTGTAAATCAAACCTCATTAGTCATTTTTTCTGTGAAATGCCCCCACTCTTCCGACTTTCCTGTCAAGATATTTGGCTCAATGAGGTGGCGGAGTACATTTCTGGTGCTTTCGTTGCTCTCGGTTCTTTCTTGTTCATTATCGTGTCTTACCTTTTCATTACCATAACTGTATTAAGGATTCGTAATAATAATGCCCGGAAAAAAGTGTTCTCGACGTGTGCTTCTCACATACTAGTGGTATTTCTCTATTATGGTGGTATCATGTTTATGCATTTACATCCAAGATCTGCTTCCTCGGCAGAGCAGGATAGAGTTGTGACCATCCTCTATACGGTGGTGACCCCAATGATGAatcccattatatacagtataaggaaCAAGGACATAAAAGAAGCTCTCAGAAAAACTATGCATAATATAAAACTTCACTTTCATTGA